One genomic region from Branchiostoma lanceolatum isolate klBraLanc5 chromosome 7, klBraLanc5.hap2, whole genome shotgun sequence encodes:
- the LOC136439082 gene encoding neurofilament heavy polypeptide-like isoform X4 — MADSVTEAVAVAPAGEPGEVSAIGKKDVRVKRPQENNIHIGAPTPAVLPRDVLAFLEVAMPGTVPADAAGGSPVVTVVKDTNESTSTAKITKEPTHTPPPPVVETQVTQKHTSEPQEAAVHIKEPVTKPGISSVGLSPEVLSFLDLTLSGVAEPEIPEEASQAAPVTPDSREPHDVTTSYTVRDRVSTQAPSSTSVEQKIADEVVVQDIAEEAATAVDVTDKVAPAVQVAKTEVRKAEVVAEVVQEDVATVSEVAVEEVNTAQEVETVPKAEEIIKVAPAAQLVSTSSSAVQVAKTVCSQVVADPIIQEEDVVSEVAVEQVSTAQEDTHQEAAVETVSKAKEVVHAEKEAPKAEDEDIAPAKATEPEKKPPVVEEPAAVATEPATVATEPAAVATEPAAVATEPAAVATEPAAVATEPVAVATEPVAEVKEPAKEEAVTETGEPEKILEVAEEAAPAADEDKEKKPTVAAKTEWTEEQVKEWSQEGYVPMVNNMFLPSTMRVLPSPLFYIGVGVLTALVFYLTESPIMALMTLVFILVLILLARLFYLYRLHVWCAEESAGQKKSE; from the exons ATGGCAGACTCCGTGACAGAAGCCGTTGCAGTTGCGCCCGCGGGGGAGCCTGGGGAGGTGTCAGCTATTGGGAAGAAGGATGTTCGAGTGAAACGACCTCAG GAAAACAACATTCACATTGGCGCCCCCACACCTGCAGTACTTCCCCGTGACGTATTGGCCTTTCTGGAAGTGGCCATGCCAGGAACG GTCCCTGCCGACGCCGCAGGAGGATCGCCCGTAGTGACCGTCGTGAAAGATACCAACGAATCAACCTCGACCGCCAAGATAACG AAAGAACCGACTCacactcctcctcctccagtagTGGAGACTCAggtaacacaaaaacacaccagTGAACCACAG GAAGCGGCAGTTCATATAAAAGAACCAGTGACAAAACCAGGCATTTCCAGTGTGGGACTGTCTCCGGAAGTGTTGTCCTTCTTGGACTTGACTTTATCAGGGGTG GCGGAACCAGAGATTCCGGAGGAAGCGTCACAAGCAGCGCCCGTCACCCCAGACTCCCGCGAGCCTCATGAT GTAACGACGAGTTACACAGTCCGCGACCGTGTCAGTACCCAGGCTCCATCGTCCACCAGCGTTGAACAAAAG ATAGCTGATGAGGTTGTCGTCCAAGACATAGCCGAGGAGGCAGCTACCGCGGTAGATGTGACTGACAAG GTCGCACCAGCAGTTCAGGTTGCCAAGACCGAAGTACGGAAGGCAGAAGTTGTAGCCGAGGTTGTCCAAGAAGACGTTGCTACTGTCTCGGAGGTTGCTGTTGAGGAGGTAAACACGGCTCAAGAAGTTGAGACGGTTCCCAAGGCTGAAGAAAttataaag GTCGCACCAGCTGCTCAGCTTGTCAGCACCAGCAGTTCAGCAGTTCAGGTTGCCAAGACCGTATGTAGCCAAGTTGTAGCCGATCCGATTATCCAAGAAGAAGACGTAGTCTCAGAGGTTGCTGTTGAGCAGGTAAGCACGGCTCAAGAAGATACACACCAAGAGGCTGCTGTTGAAACGGTCTCCAAGGCTAAAGAAGTTGTACACGCAGAAAAAGAAGCACCAAAGGCCGAGGATGAAGACATCGCGCCAGCCAAGGCGACTGAGCCCGAGAAAAAGCCACCAGTGGTTGAAGAACCAGCGGCGGTAGCTACAGAACCAGCGACGGTAGCTACAGAACCAGCGGCGGTAGCTACAGAACCAGCGGCGGTAGCTACAGAACCAGCGGCGGTAGCTACAGAACCAGCGGCGGTAGCTACAGAACCAGTGGCGGTAGCTACAGAACCAGTGGCAGAAGTTAAGGAGCCTGCGAAGGAAGAGGCGGTGACAGAGACTGGGGAACCAGAGAAGATCCTTGAGGTGGCGGAGGAGGCAGCACCAGCGGCTGACGAGGATAAAGAAAAGAAGCCAACTGTCGCTGCCAAGACGGAGTGGACCGAGGAGCAGGTGAAGGAATGGTCTCAAGAAGGCTACGTTCCCATGGTCAACAACATGTTTCTTCCGTCGACGATGCGCGTTCTGCCTAGCCCTCTATTCTATATTGGTGTGGGGGTTTTGACAGCCCTCGTTTTCTACCTGACAGAATCCCCCATCATGGCCCTCATGACGCTCGTCTTCATTCTTGTTCTCATTCTTCTCGCCCGGCTCTTCTATCTGTACAGGCTCCACGTGTGGTGCGCGGAGGAGTCGGCCGGTCAGAAAAAATCCGAGTAG
- the LOC136439082 gene encoding neurofilament heavy polypeptide-like isoform X3 codes for MADSVTEAVAVAPAGEPGEVSAIGKKDVRVKRPQENNIHIGAPTPAVLPRDVLAFLEVAMPGTVPADAAGGSPVVTVVKDTNESTSTAKITKEPTHTPPPPVVETQVTQKHTSEPQEAAVHIKEPVTKPGISSVGLSPEVLSFLDLTLSGVAEPEIPEEASQAAPVTPDSREPHDVTTSYTVRDRVSTQAPSSTSVEQKQIADEVVVQDIAEEAATAVDVTDKVAPAVQVAKTEVRKAEVVAEVVQEDVATVSEVAVEEVNTAQEVETVPKAEEIIKVAPAAQLVSTSSSAVQVAKTVCSQVVADPIIQEEDVVSEVAVEQVSTAQEDTHQEAAVETVSKAKEVVHAEKEAPKAEDEDIAPAKATEPEKKPPVVEEPAAVATEPATVATEPAAVATEPAAVATEPAAVATEPAAVATEPVAVATEPVAEVKEPAKEEAVTETGEPEKILEVAEEAAPAADEDKEKKPTVAAKTEWTEEQVKEWSQEGYVPMVNNMFLPSTMRVLPSPLFYIGVGVLTALVFYLTESPIMALMTLVFILVLILLARLFYLYRLHVWCAEESAGQKKSE; via the exons ATGGCAGACTCCGTGACAGAAGCCGTTGCAGTTGCGCCCGCGGGGGAGCCTGGGGAGGTGTCAGCTATTGGGAAGAAGGATGTTCGAGTGAAACGACCTCAG GAAAACAACATTCACATTGGCGCCCCCACACCTGCAGTACTTCCCCGTGACGTATTGGCCTTTCTGGAAGTGGCCATGCCAGGAACG GTCCCTGCCGACGCCGCAGGAGGATCGCCCGTAGTGACCGTCGTGAAAGATACCAACGAATCAACCTCGACCGCCAAGATAACG AAAGAACCGACTCacactcctcctcctccagtagTGGAGACTCAggtaacacaaaaacacaccagTGAACCACAG GAAGCGGCAGTTCATATAAAAGAACCAGTGACAAAACCAGGCATTTCCAGTGTGGGACTGTCTCCGGAAGTGTTGTCCTTCTTGGACTTGACTTTATCAGGGGTG GCGGAACCAGAGATTCCGGAGGAAGCGTCACAAGCAGCGCCCGTCACCCCAGACTCCCGCGAGCCTCATGAT GTAACGACGAGTTACACAGTCCGCGACCGTGTCAGTACCCAGGCTCCATCGTCCACCAGCGTTGAACAAAAG CAGATAGCTGATGAGGTTGTCGTCCAAGACATAGCCGAGGAGGCAGCTACCGCGGTAGATGTGACTGACAAG GTCGCACCAGCAGTTCAGGTTGCCAAGACCGAAGTACGGAAGGCAGAAGTTGTAGCCGAGGTTGTCCAAGAAGACGTTGCTACTGTCTCGGAGGTTGCTGTTGAGGAGGTAAACACGGCTCAAGAAGTTGAGACGGTTCCCAAGGCTGAAGAAAttataaag GTCGCACCAGCTGCTCAGCTTGTCAGCACCAGCAGTTCAGCAGTTCAGGTTGCCAAGACCGTATGTAGCCAAGTTGTAGCCGATCCGATTATCCAAGAAGAAGACGTAGTCTCAGAGGTTGCTGTTGAGCAGGTAAGCACGGCTCAAGAAGATACACACCAAGAGGCTGCTGTTGAAACGGTCTCCAAGGCTAAAGAAGTTGTACACGCAGAAAAAGAAGCACCAAAGGCCGAGGATGAAGACATCGCGCCAGCCAAGGCGACTGAGCCCGAGAAAAAGCCACCAGTGGTTGAAGAACCAGCGGCGGTAGCTACAGAACCAGCGACGGTAGCTACAGAACCAGCGGCGGTAGCTACAGAACCAGCGGCGGTAGCTACAGAACCAGCGGCGGTAGCTACAGAACCAGCGGCGGTAGCTACAGAACCAGTGGCGGTAGCTACAGAACCAGTGGCAGAAGTTAAGGAGCCTGCGAAGGAAGAGGCGGTGACAGAGACTGGGGAACCAGAGAAGATCCTTGAGGTGGCGGAGGAGGCAGCACCAGCGGCTGACGAGGATAAAGAAAAGAAGCCAACTGTCGCTGCCAAGACGGAGTGGACCGAGGAGCAGGTGAAGGAATGGTCTCAAGAAGGCTACGTTCCCATGGTCAACAACATGTTTCTTCCGTCGACGATGCGCGTTCTGCCTAGCCCTCTATTCTATATTGGTGTGGGGGTTTTGACAGCCCTCGTTTTCTACCTGACAGAATCCCCCATCATGGCCCTCATGACGCTCGTCTTCATTCTTGTTCTCATTCTTCTCGCCCGGCTCTTCTATCTGTACAGGCTCCACGTGTGGTGCGCGGAGGAGTCGGCCGGTCAGAAAAAATCCGAGTAG
- the LOC136439082 gene encoding calphotin-like isoform X6: MADSVTEAVAVAPAGEPGEVSAIGKKDVRVKRPQVPADAAGGSPVVTVVKDTNESTSTAKITKEPTHTPPPPVVETQVTQKHTSEPQEAAVHIKEPVTKPGISSVGLSPEVLSFLDLTLSGVAEPEIPEEASQAAPVTPDSREPHDVITANLSHYVTTSYTVRDRVSTQAPSSTSVEQKQIADEVVVQDIAEEAATAVDVTDKVAPAVQVAKTEVRKAEVVAEVVQEDVATVSEVAVEEVNTAQEVETVPKAEEIIKVAPAAQLVSTSSSAVQVAKTVCSQVVADPIIQEEDVVSEVAVEQVSTAQEDTHQEAAVETVSKAKEVVHAEKEAPKAEDEDIAPAKATEPEKKPPVVEEPAAVATEPATVATEPAAVATEPAAVATEPAAVATEPAAVATEPVAVATEPVAEVKEPAKEEAVTETGEPEKILEVAEEAAPAADEDKEKKPTVAAKTEWTEEQVKEWSQEGYVPMVNNMFLPSTMRVLPSPLFYIGVGVLTALVFYLTESPIMALMTLVFILVLILLARLFYLYRLHVWCAEESAGQKKSE; this comes from the exons ATGGCAGACTCCGTGACAGAAGCCGTTGCAGTTGCGCCCGCGGGGGAGCCTGGGGAGGTGTCAGCTATTGGGAAGAAGGATGTTCGAGTGAAACGACCTCAG GTCCCTGCCGACGCCGCAGGAGGATCGCCCGTAGTGACCGTCGTGAAAGATACCAACGAATCAACCTCGACCGCCAAGATAACG AAAGAACCGACTCacactcctcctcctccagtagTGGAGACTCAggtaacacaaaaacacaccagTGAACCACAG GAAGCGGCAGTTCATATAAAAGAACCAGTGACAAAACCAGGCATTTCCAGTGTGGGACTGTCTCCGGAAGTGTTGTCCTTCTTGGACTTGACTTTATCAGGGGTG GCGGAACCAGAGATTCCGGAGGAAGCGTCACAAGCAGCGCCCGTCACCCCAGACTCCCGCGAGCCTCATGATGTAATCACAGCGAACCTTTCCCATTAC GTAACGACGAGTTACACAGTCCGCGACCGTGTCAGTACCCAGGCTCCATCGTCCACCAGCGTTGAACAAAAG CAGATAGCTGATGAGGTTGTCGTCCAAGACATAGCCGAGGAGGCAGCTACCGCGGTAGATGTGACTGACAAG GTCGCACCAGCAGTTCAGGTTGCCAAGACCGAAGTACGGAAGGCAGAAGTTGTAGCCGAGGTTGTCCAAGAAGACGTTGCTACTGTCTCGGAGGTTGCTGTTGAGGAGGTAAACACGGCTCAAGAAGTTGAGACGGTTCCCAAGGCTGAAGAAAttataaag GTCGCACCAGCTGCTCAGCTTGTCAGCACCAGCAGTTCAGCAGTTCAGGTTGCCAAGACCGTATGTAGCCAAGTTGTAGCCGATCCGATTATCCAAGAAGAAGACGTAGTCTCAGAGGTTGCTGTTGAGCAGGTAAGCACGGCTCAAGAAGATACACACCAAGAGGCTGCTGTTGAAACGGTCTCCAAGGCTAAAGAAGTTGTACACGCAGAAAAAGAAGCACCAAAGGCCGAGGATGAAGACATCGCGCCAGCCAAGGCGACTGAGCCCGAGAAAAAGCCACCAGTGGTTGAAGAACCAGCGGCGGTAGCTACAGAACCAGCGACGGTAGCTACAGAACCAGCGGCGGTAGCTACAGAACCAGCGGCGGTAGCTACAGAACCAGCGGCGGTAGCTACAGAACCAGCGGCGGTAGCTACAGAACCAGTGGCGGTAGCTACAGAACCAGTGGCAGAAGTTAAGGAGCCTGCGAAGGAAGAGGCGGTGACAGAGACTGGGGAACCAGAGAAGATCCTTGAGGTGGCGGAGGAGGCAGCACCAGCGGCTGACGAGGATAAAGAAAAGAAGCCAACTGTCGCTGCCAAGACGGAGTGGACCGAGGAGCAGGTGAAGGAATGGTCTCAAGAAGGCTACGTTCCCATGGTCAACAACATGTTTCTTCCGTCGACGATGCGCGTTCTGCCTAGCCCTCTATTCTATATTGGTGTGGGGGTTTTGACAGCCCTCGTTTTCTACCTGACAGAATCCCCCATCATGGCCCTCATGACGCTCGTCTTCATTCTTGTTCTCATTCTTCTCGCCCGGCTCTTCTATCTGTACAGGCTCCACGTGTGGTGCGCGGAGGAGTCGGCCGGTCAGAAAAAATCCGAGTAG
- the LOC136439082 gene encoding enolase-phosphatase E1-like isoform X11 codes for MADSVTEAVAVAPAGEPGEVSAIGKKDVRVKRPQENNIHIGAPTPAVLPRDVLAFLEVAMPGTVPADAAGGSPVVTVVKDTNESTSTAKITVTTSYTVRDRVSTQAPSSTSVEQKIADEVVVQDIAEEAATAVDVTDKVAPAVQVAKTEVRKAEVVAEVVQEDVATVSEVAVEEVNTAQEVETVPKAEEIIKVAPAAQLVSTSSSAVQVAKTVCSQVVADPIIQEEDVVSEVAVEQVSTAQEDTHQEAAVETVSKAKEVVHAEKEAPKAEDEDIAPAKATEPEKKPPVVEEPAAVATEPATVATEPAAVATEPAAVATEPAAVATEPAAVATEPVAVATEPVAEVKEPAKEEAVTETGEPEKILEVAEEAAPAADEDKEKKPTVAAKTEWTEEQVKEWSQEGYVPMVNNMFLPSTMRVLPSPLFYIGVGVLTALVFYLTESPIMALMTLVFILVLILLARLFYLYRLHVWCAEESAGQKKSE; via the exons ATGGCAGACTCCGTGACAGAAGCCGTTGCAGTTGCGCCCGCGGGGGAGCCTGGGGAGGTGTCAGCTATTGGGAAGAAGGATGTTCGAGTGAAACGACCTCAG GAAAACAACATTCACATTGGCGCCCCCACACCTGCAGTACTTCCCCGTGACGTATTGGCCTTTCTGGAAGTGGCCATGCCAGGAACG GTCCCTGCCGACGCCGCAGGAGGATCGCCCGTAGTGACCGTCGTGAAAGATACCAACGAATCAACCTCGACCGCCAAGATAACG GTAACGACGAGTTACACAGTCCGCGACCGTGTCAGTACCCAGGCTCCATCGTCCACCAGCGTTGAACAAAAG ATAGCTGATGAGGTTGTCGTCCAAGACATAGCCGAGGAGGCAGCTACCGCGGTAGATGTGACTGACAAG GTCGCACCAGCAGTTCAGGTTGCCAAGACCGAAGTACGGAAGGCAGAAGTTGTAGCCGAGGTTGTCCAAGAAGACGTTGCTACTGTCTCGGAGGTTGCTGTTGAGGAGGTAAACACGGCTCAAGAAGTTGAGACGGTTCCCAAGGCTGAAGAAAttataaag GTCGCACCAGCTGCTCAGCTTGTCAGCACCAGCAGTTCAGCAGTTCAGGTTGCCAAGACCGTATGTAGCCAAGTTGTAGCCGATCCGATTATCCAAGAAGAAGACGTAGTCTCAGAGGTTGCTGTTGAGCAGGTAAGCACGGCTCAAGAAGATACACACCAAGAGGCTGCTGTTGAAACGGTCTCCAAGGCTAAAGAAGTTGTACACGCAGAAAAAGAAGCACCAAAGGCCGAGGATGAAGACATCGCGCCAGCCAAGGCGACTGAGCCCGAGAAAAAGCCACCAGTGGTTGAAGAACCAGCGGCGGTAGCTACAGAACCAGCGACGGTAGCTACAGAACCAGCGGCGGTAGCTACAGAACCAGCGGCGGTAGCTACAGAACCAGCGGCGGTAGCTACAGAACCAGCGGCGGTAGCTACAGAACCAGTGGCGGTAGCTACAGAACCAGTGGCAGAAGTTAAGGAGCCTGCGAAGGAAGAGGCGGTGACAGAGACTGGGGAACCAGAGAAGATCCTTGAGGTGGCGGAGGAGGCAGCACCAGCGGCTGACGAGGATAAAGAAAAGAAGCCAACTGTCGCTGCCAAGACGGAGTGGACCGAGGAGCAGGTGAAGGAATGGTCTCAAGAAGGCTACGTTCCCATGGTCAACAACATGTTTCTTCCGTCGACGATGCGCGTTCTGCCTAGCCCTCTATTCTATATTGGTGTGGGGGTTTTGACAGCCCTCGTTTTCTACCTGACAGAATCCCCCATCATGGCCCTCATGACGCTCGTCTTCATTCTTGTTCTCATTCTTCTCGCCCGGCTCTTCTATCTGTACAGGCTCCACGTGTGGTGCGCGGAGGAGTCGGCCGGTCAGAAAAAATCCGAGTAG
- the LOC136439082 gene encoding neurofilament heavy polypeptide-like isoform X1, with protein MADSVTEAVAVAPAGEPGEVSAIGKKDVRVKRPQENNIHIGAPTPAVLPRDVLAFLEVAMPGTVPADAAGGSPVVTVVKDTNESTSTAKITKEPTHTPPPPVVETQVTQKHTSEPQEAAVHIKEPVTKPGISSVGLSPEVLSFLDLTLSGVAEPEIPEEASQAAPVTPDSREPHDVITANLSHYVTTSYTVRDRVSTQAPSSTSVEQKQIADEVVVQDIAEEAATAVDVTDKVAPAVQVAKTEVRKAEVVAEVVQEDVATVSEVAVEEVNTAQEVETVPKAEEIIKVAPAAQLVSTSSSAVQVAKTVCSQVVADPIIQEEDVVSEVAVEQVSTAQEDTHQEAAVETVSKAKEVVHAEKEAPKAEDEDIAPAKATEPEKKPPVVEEPAAVATEPATVATEPAAVATEPAAVATEPAAVATEPAAVATEPVAVATEPVAEVKEPAKEEAVTETGEPEKILEVAEEAAPAADEDKEKKPTVAAKTEWTEEQVKEWSQEGYVPMVNNMFLPSTMRVLPSPLFYIGVGVLTALVFYLTESPIMALMTLVFILVLILLARLFYLYRLHVWCAEESAGQKKSE; from the exons ATGGCAGACTCCGTGACAGAAGCCGTTGCAGTTGCGCCCGCGGGGGAGCCTGGGGAGGTGTCAGCTATTGGGAAGAAGGATGTTCGAGTGAAACGACCTCAG GAAAACAACATTCACATTGGCGCCCCCACACCTGCAGTACTTCCCCGTGACGTATTGGCCTTTCTGGAAGTGGCCATGCCAGGAACG GTCCCTGCCGACGCCGCAGGAGGATCGCCCGTAGTGACCGTCGTGAAAGATACCAACGAATCAACCTCGACCGCCAAGATAACG AAAGAACCGACTCacactcctcctcctccagtagTGGAGACTCAggtaacacaaaaacacaccagTGAACCACAG GAAGCGGCAGTTCATATAAAAGAACCAGTGACAAAACCAGGCATTTCCAGTGTGGGACTGTCTCCGGAAGTGTTGTCCTTCTTGGACTTGACTTTATCAGGGGTG GCGGAACCAGAGATTCCGGAGGAAGCGTCACAAGCAGCGCCCGTCACCCCAGACTCCCGCGAGCCTCATGATGTAATCACAGCGAACCTTTCCCATTAC GTAACGACGAGTTACACAGTCCGCGACCGTGTCAGTACCCAGGCTCCATCGTCCACCAGCGTTGAACAAAAG CAGATAGCTGATGAGGTTGTCGTCCAAGACATAGCCGAGGAGGCAGCTACCGCGGTAGATGTGACTGACAAG GTCGCACCAGCAGTTCAGGTTGCCAAGACCGAAGTACGGAAGGCAGAAGTTGTAGCCGAGGTTGTCCAAGAAGACGTTGCTACTGTCTCGGAGGTTGCTGTTGAGGAGGTAAACACGGCTCAAGAAGTTGAGACGGTTCCCAAGGCTGAAGAAAttataaag GTCGCACCAGCTGCTCAGCTTGTCAGCACCAGCAGTTCAGCAGTTCAGGTTGCCAAGACCGTATGTAGCCAAGTTGTAGCCGATCCGATTATCCAAGAAGAAGACGTAGTCTCAGAGGTTGCTGTTGAGCAGGTAAGCACGGCTCAAGAAGATACACACCAAGAGGCTGCTGTTGAAACGGTCTCCAAGGCTAAAGAAGTTGTACACGCAGAAAAAGAAGCACCAAAGGCCGAGGATGAAGACATCGCGCCAGCCAAGGCGACTGAGCCCGAGAAAAAGCCACCAGTGGTTGAAGAACCAGCGGCGGTAGCTACAGAACCAGCGACGGTAGCTACAGAACCAGCGGCGGTAGCTACAGAACCAGCGGCGGTAGCTACAGAACCAGCGGCGGTAGCTACAGAACCAGCGGCGGTAGCTACAGAACCAGTGGCGGTAGCTACAGAACCAGTGGCAGAAGTTAAGGAGCCTGCGAAGGAAGAGGCGGTGACAGAGACTGGGGAACCAGAGAAGATCCTTGAGGTGGCGGAGGAGGCAGCACCAGCGGCTGACGAGGATAAAGAAAAGAAGCCAACTGTCGCTGCCAAGACGGAGTGGACCGAGGAGCAGGTGAAGGAATGGTCTCAAGAAGGCTACGTTCCCATGGTCAACAACATGTTTCTTCCGTCGACGATGCGCGTTCTGCCTAGCCCTCTATTCTATATTGGTGTGGGGGTTTTGACAGCCCTCGTTTTCTACCTGACAGAATCCCCCATCATGGCCCTCATGACGCTCGTCTTCATTCTTGTTCTCATTCTTCTCGCCCGGCTCTTCTATCTGTACAGGCTCCACGTGTGGTGCGCGGAGGAGTCGGCCGGTCAGAAAAAATCCGAGTAG
- the LOC136439082 gene encoding enolase-phosphatase E1-like isoform X9: MADSVTEAVAVAPAGEPGEVSAIGKKDVRVKRPQENNIHIGAPTPAVLPRDVLAFLEVAMPGTVPADAAGGSPVVTVVKDTNESTSTAKITKEPTHTPPPPVVETQVTQKHTSEPQVTTSYTVRDRVSTQAPSSTSVEQKIADEVVVQDIAEEAATAVDVTDKVAPAVQVAKTEVRKAEVVAEVVQEDVATVSEVAVEEVNTAQEVETVPKAEEIIKVAPAAQLVSTSSSAVQVAKTVCSQVVADPIIQEEDVVSEVAVEQVSTAQEDTHQEAAVETVSKAKEVVHAEKEAPKAEDEDIAPAKATEPEKKPPVVEEPAAVATEPATVATEPAAVATEPAAVATEPAAVATEPAAVATEPVAVATEPVAEVKEPAKEEAVTETGEPEKILEVAEEAAPAADEDKEKKPTVAAKTEWTEEQVKEWSQEGYVPMVNNMFLPSTMRVLPSPLFYIGVGVLTALVFYLTESPIMALMTLVFILVLILLARLFYLYRLHVWCAEESAGQKKSE, translated from the exons ATGGCAGACTCCGTGACAGAAGCCGTTGCAGTTGCGCCCGCGGGGGAGCCTGGGGAGGTGTCAGCTATTGGGAAGAAGGATGTTCGAGTGAAACGACCTCAG GAAAACAACATTCACATTGGCGCCCCCACACCTGCAGTACTTCCCCGTGACGTATTGGCCTTTCTGGAAGTGGCCATGCCAGGAACG GTCCCTGCCGACGCCGCAGGAGGATCGCCCGTAGTGACCGTCGTGAAAGATACCAACGAATCAACCTCGACCGCCAAGATAACG AAAGAACCGACTCacactcctcctcctccagtagTGGAGACTCAggtaacacaaaaacacaccagTGAACCACAG GTAACGACGAGTTACACAGTCCGCGACCGTGTCAGTACCCAGGCTCCATCGTCCACCAGCGTTGAACAAAAG ATAGCTGATGAGGTTGTCGTCCAAGACATAGCCGAGGAGGCAGCTACCGCGGTAGATGTGACTGACAAG GTCGCACCAGCAGTTCAGGTTGCCAAGACCGAAGTACGGAAGGCAGAAGTTGTAGCCGAGGTTGTCCAAGAAGACGTTGCTACTGTCTCGGAGGTTGCTGTTGAGGAGGTAAACACGGCTCAAGAAGTTGAGACGGTTCCCAAGGCTGAAGAAAttataaag GTCGCACCAGCTGCTCAGCTTGTCAGCACCAGCAGTTCAGCAGTTCAGGTTGCCAAGACCGTATGTAGCCAAGTTGTAGCCGATCCGATTATCCAAGAAGAAGACGTAGTCTCAGAGGTTGCTGTTGAGCAGGTAAGCACGGCTCAAGAAGATACACACCAAGAGGCTGCTGTTGAAACGGTCTCCAAGGCTAAAGAAGTTGTACACGCAGAAAAAGAAGCACCAAAGGCCGAGGATGAAGACATCGCGCCAGCCAAGGCGACTGAGCCCGAGAAAAAGCCACCAGTGGTTGAAGAACCAGCGGCGGTAGCTACAGAACCAGCGACGGTAGCTACAGAACCAGCGGCGGTAGCTACAGAACCAGCGGCGGTAGCTACAGAACCAGCGGCGGTAGCTACAGAACCAGCGGCGGTAGCTACAGAACCAGTGGCGGTAGCTACAGAACCAGTGGCAGAAGTTAAGGAGCCTGCGAAGGAAGAGGCGGTGACAGAGACTGGGGAACCAGAGAAGATCCTTGAGGTGGCGGAGGAGGCAGCACCAGCGGCTGACGAGGATAAAGAAAAGAAGCCAACTGTCGCTGCCAAGACGGAGTGGACCGAGGAGCAGGTGAAGGAATGGTCTCAAGAAGGCTACGTTCCCATGGTCAACAACATGTTTCTTCCGTCGACGATGCGCGTTCTGCCTAGCCCTCTATTCTATATTGGTGTGGGGGTTTTGACAGCCCTCGTTTTCTACCTGACAGAATCCCCCATCATGGCCCTCATGACGCTCGTCTTCATTCTTGTTCTCATTCTTCTCGCCCGGCTCTTCTATCTGTACAGGCTCCACGTGTGGTGCGCGGAGGAGTCGGCCGGTCAGAAAAAATCCGAGTAG